cgctcatatacaTTCGCTTAACTTCGCACACCTTACACtttcgcacagatcatcacactttactcgtgacatatgctgacatcattaaatacATCATCCTAATTTTAGAAAAGCTTGGACTTTCGCCAATACCCCcatccacaatgcatgaaatggagttgtcgtaggggtattACAACTCTAATCTGTAGTCGTCAATattgatttttcccgtagtggtaGCATTGGTCGAGAAAAGAGTAAACTTCTGCTTAACCCAAAAGAACGAAAAAGGAGACGTGAAAACAAGTTGTGTTGCTGCAATAAGGAGAGACGCCCTCGCATACAAAAGGGAGCACAAACcataataatacataaaatatttcTTTAAATTAAGCCTGGTATAACAGCACAGAAAAAAGGTTTCCAGAAGTAAAGAAGTCAATACCAGCAGCTAGCCAAGAATGTCTTaaaaaaaagaaacttgaaaTATCCCAAATTACTAAATAAGGGAAAttacaaacaaaaaattaaacaATGAAAACTTCAAATTTTTTAACAAGATACAACAAAATTATTAGAATATAAAATGAAGTATTCAATAAACAAGATTTAATAAACTATAATCAAACAAGTTCTGTAAACCCGTGCAAATGCACAGGCTAGTTCATTAGctaactcaaaaaaaaaagtgataagcGTAATTCATAAGGGTTGACCCATTTATACATACATACACATAAACTAAAGAACATATACCCTAACCGCAATAACATAGAGCCAAGATTCGATGTTGACTACTCATAGTGAAAGCCCCGATCAACAATTAGGTAAAAGCAAGATTGTTGAAAGTCAAAAGCAAGATTTCGATGTTAACGAATGCATATTATGTTATTTATTCTCTTGCGAACCTCGGGTACTTTTTTCATCTTTGATGGCTAAGAACATTGTTTCCTTCATACATGGTAATGTCATCGAGTGCGAGAAGACACCAAAATCGAACGATTTTAGCAGCCTACAAATTAGAAGTGTGGCAGTGGCTGGCTACTTGCGCCTGCGGAAATGCATCTCTACATCATTATATTATCTAgggatgtcaatgggtacccattacccggacccgatatatttgggtccggttccgggtcctaaagttggacccattagctactgaggacccggcgggtaattacccgattggaccgaatttaaacgggtccaaacgggtaatacccgttgagtacccgcgggtatcgggtacccgtttattcattcttttattcatgtttttagcataattacaagtatttttgctagttttagctttgatattttactcatttaaattttttctcttacatttaacctttatttagtacattaataagaaataataataattttttataaaaattacttaaatccaagccaaaaagagaaatatattaagtttttgaggttttttaaatagttttattaagacccaatgggtacccggaaccgacgggtacccgggtatttaaacgggtccggttctgggtccacaagtttaggaaccggacccggaaccgttagaaaccggacccgaccattataagtagggtccgggtctatcCGGGAgaacccggacccgttgacacccctaataTTATCTGTCAATGATTGTTGAAAGACTCTTTATAAAATAAGACTTAAAATTTCATACAAAAATGAGCAAAAAGAGGGGCAATCAGTgttgcaattaaaaaataaactatgctattatgaaaatcatataaacaatataaGATCACGTTCAATCTAAAATATGGTGTGTTGATTATGATTAAATACATCATCGGGAGAGGCCTCGGCATAGGCAGTCATATTGAGATATATGTAGTTGTAGAAAATCCTATAACACTTAAGATATTTTTTTGAATCTAAACTTATTAATCATCCAAATCTCAAATATAAGCACTAGAAATACAAAGAAACACAAGGATTTTTACATGATTTGATcattgtgatctacatccatggttcttcactagtGATCATtaaaattacatatggattacattgagactctattaatgagtatttggagctctctaaaTCTAGTTTTGGGAAAGAGGAAGGAGAtagtaataatacaaattctaccTTGTCTCTATACATAATATGTCCTCATATAAAGTGTGTCTCTTTCCTAAGTGAGTCTCTTTCCTAAAATTATATCCCCTTTCTCTCTCCTGCCttcttctttatataggtgtttacctagtggatgacaactcacaTACAACTAACATTGTCTTATCTCGTACTAAGTTCTCGCACCTTAAGGAAGTAAATGAATCTCGCACACTAACAAATGTTGTGTGCGATATTCTTCCCCTACAATATATATGCCGGCTGAACTGTACACAAAAGAATATATGTGGGTGACTTGAACAACACCATAGATAACTGACGAATTATCAACAGAGAACAGCACAGAAGGCACATAACATAAAGTAGAAGAAACTGGCGAATTACCAACGGAGTTCTAAATGGTCAGAGTTACCTCTTTATAAAGTGTTGAACCAATCCCAGCATAGTGTTGATGATCAACATAGATAACATAACCACCATTGGTCAGAAACATACTTGTCTTTTTGTTATCTACACACCCGCACTACCAAAATGTGCTGGTCATGAAACCCCCAATACATAAGCAAAGTATCTTTGATGTTCTGGTTTAATTTTGCTAAAAGTTTTCAATAGGATACAAAGTTAAACCTACTAATTTGCAACAAATATAAGAGTGTATATGCATTACCTTTATAGGAGTTATCCGAATCGTTCCCTCTTTTCGCAGTATAGGTGACATCAAAAACGTACTTTTGACAGGCACAATAGTTTCTTCTCGGTCTACTCAATTCACTGTATATCTAAGATAGGCGCCTCTTTTAATGCTTTTGAAGCCTTCTCCTACTCTGCATTGCATCTCATCGTAGATGAAATTCAAGCCTCAAGTATAACCTAGCCTCAACGGGCATCCTTTGTATTTTGTAACATTATACAGATTACACTTACACTCCGAGAATCGAAATCGATCTTCCACCCTTCGTGTATCAATAGCCTGTAGCCGGGTACGATAATTAACAACCATCTCTCCCCATAGCAATCTGGGATTTCTGGAGGATTTCCAACCTCCATCCCATAAGGATCTGGGACGTGCGTGGTGGTTCATGTGTTTCAGATCCAAATCCAAAGTACTGGTCAAGGTTCTTGCAAAATCTAACACAACAAACAACATAAAAATGCATCCTAAATTAGTAATCGCACCATAACCGTCACATGCAATTGTAACATATATGTAAGAAACATGTAATCAAATTCTCACCGAGTAACAAAAACTTTATACCAACGTATGAAAAAAGACGATCTTATTTTGTTTGGTAAAGCTATACAAAGAATACTGTTCTCTAGATACAAAGCAACAGTTGCTAAAACCATTTTAAAAATTGAACTCTAAGAATTAAATGCAAAACACACAATATGAAAGatacaaatttgatttttctgagAAGCCGATTTTTTTCATGGTTAGGATTTCTCTACTTTGTTAGCATCACAATTGCAAAATTGAAGAATAACATTTTAGTTCGCACTACGTACATGGGTTTCATCTTTGCAATGGATAATTCTTTGACTGAAAAGGAAAAaacgaaaagagaaaaaaacaaacgGGTTTCCAAAGTTGGGGCAAAAGGAGTCTTGACTCTATTGACGACTTTAAATGTCCGTGTTTGGAGTGCCACCGGTTCAAAGGAGCTTTTTTTTTTCCCTACCAACTGATTGTCGAATTTCTATcacttcattttattgttattgaCAAAACAATTCGTTGAAGTACTTTCTATTCAATCACTATGGACGTGAAGAAGAACTGCTTCTTCCTTTTTTCTTGCGATGGTATTAATTTGGTcgtttagagcaaccacagtcatgagacggaccaaataccaaaagccagactaaaagtcaaaaaaatttggtattctgtGTGTTCAAGCGTAGTGGGAgaagaccaaaatttggtgaagcgtaacttataccCACGCTTGATGCGGGACGGAACTTATACCCACGTTTCCTGATGGAGCGTGTTTATAATATGCGTCTTAATGAAACGGAGGTATAATGCGCGCTTGATTGAGGCGTAGGTATAATTCACGCCGGACACGGGACGAAGATGGAAAGTGCGTTTGGTGGGACGGAGATACAAATTGCGTCTGGGTGGAACGAAAATATAAAGTGCGTCTGGGTGGGACGGAAATACAAAGTGTGTCTGGTGAGCTGTGTTTAATTATTGGGTTTGATTAGTAATTGCTAAAGTGTTATTAGGTATAATCATGTAATGCCCCACAATTAAACATCAAAAAGACGTGTGGTCTTGTTGGTGGATAAAGCAGTGTATGGACCATGCACTGTACTTAATTGGTACTTAATTGCTAAAGTGTTATTAGACACTACAAGTTAAACATCAAATAACCAGGCGCACATTAAACCATCGCCCCAACCAGGCGCACATTAAAACAGCGCCCCATTGGGACGTATAAGACAATTACGCTTGGTCTGAGGCGTATGTATTACATCCGTTTGGTCCGGCGGTGTTTATAAATGCGCCTCACTCATATGCTAGTTTTACCTCCGCCCCAATATCATACGTTGATTATATAAACGTCCGGTGTGATGCGCTCACTATACTCTCGCCTGGATTCATACGCTCacaatacctccgccccactataACGTGATTTAGTCTGGGTTGGCGACCAGATTTGGTCCCAAACCTAATTATCTCGACTAAATATAGTTTTAGTCCGTTCCATTATGGCTGGTTTTGAGACCAAATTTGagtatagtccccaaatttggtcgtgactgtggatgctcttagtgtGTGTTCGGAAATCGCATACTTATTTATCCACCATGAAGAGTCGTGTCGGTAAAACCCATCTTCCCATACACTCTGCAAACTGACAGTCGTATGGTTGAATCTTTTCATATATTCAGTTATGCGACGATGAGTCTGTAACGATAAGACGCGTCAATTCCATTGGCCAGTTAATTGCTGACGATGCTGCCACATGACTTTCTAAACTTTAAGAAAACTCAAAATTGAATTTGGTTGCGCCACATCAGCATTAAGATTCCCCTTTATATTAAGAAGTATATTGATTAAttaatagaagttgatccaggcACAACTTTACTTTTAACAATTTCCTGCACCTTTCCTAGACTACTTTCTAGACGCCTTCAAGACTGGCCTTACATCTACAGTATCGACATATTCTTGAAGCTCAACATCAGTCTGTGGAATGGGGAACAACTCAAAAAAACTCTTATGAACACCTTGAAGAACTTCTGAGATTGATTTTAGggcttcatcttcatcaccaaaACCTTCTTGGTCATCTTTCTTCAATTTATGTCCTCCATTTTCTTCAGTGAAGTACGTATATTTATCTATCTGTATCAAATTATTCTGGTGCTCTTCCCACACATACTTGTTATCATCGATTATTATCGTGTTCTTCTCGTCAGGTCCGGCCAATATATccatattttttctatttttaatcGTGGAGTCATCCTTCGACACAATCGAGTTAAAGATAACCCCATCTGGATCAAGTAATTTTCCCATTACTTCTGCATAAAACCTTGTGCCCATCGTATACAAGAATAATTCAAACCTGTcactgagttgtttaagaaattcCCTTGTGTAAGGCCTCAGTTTTACGTATATTGCCCCCATATACTTATATAAAATATCTCCATTCCTACAATTATCGTCCTGCATGGACGAAACAACAATTGCTTTCTTGTCGAGATAATCTTGATCATCCTTTGATACGTCACAAATTCTCACGGAGTGGATTAAGGTGTGATCCAAGTCAAGAACCAAAGAGAGCTTCTTATTCTCAAAAAAACATCTCTTGTACGTAGTACCTAACATCCTACTACGTTGAATCAACCGTTTGTTTTCTTCTGCGTTATAACTCATCAATTGTTTGATCTTCATTCTCTTTAATATTTTATGTGCTTCTTTGAGTCGACCTTCATAAGAATGAACTAAAGTAGTCATCTTCTCTCTGTCTTCTAAGTAGTATAGCATGATATGTAAgcacttctttttctctcttttcttctggAGAAACCTTGGGATATCTTTCTGATATTTATTTGCTTACGATGATATATATAAGTGCTGGATATAATTAATAGAAAGTGATGGGTCGGTGAATGCCATGATCATTCCTTGTTGGATTATGAATTCCTGCCTATACGTTTAACAATTTCTCTTGAGAGAGGCCGATCTAATAAAGGGCCACCACTGTAATAACTCCTAGTGTAACCGGTGGCGGTGGTGCCTTTAaaagttttttttgttattattttcctttttctttttttcataacAATAATTCCAGACGGAATGCTCAATATTTTTTTCATAACAATAGTTCCAGACGGAATGCTCAAAAAATTATGTGAGCTGtacttgcaggaaatcctacaaccatatCCATTCAAGATTAAGTAACTCTCTTcaagaaatcatggtgaaaattatttgtttatttctcaagattttaagattgaaaacaaaaTGTTACGaagactttacttgctctccaaataaactttctctctcctaatttcttgtatAACACTCACCCTAAAGAGATCTCTCAATACACAGTttccttccctttatatagggtaatacataatggatgacagctaatagatctcctattttcggaatcactgtgcgttacaatcgctcatatacaTTCGCTTAACTTCGCACACCTTACACTTTCGCCAATACCCCcatccacaatgcatgaaatggagttgtcgtaggggtattACAACTCTAATCTGTAGTCGTCAATattgatttttcccgtagtggtaGCATTGGTCGAGAAAAGAGTAAACTTCTGCTTAACCCAAAAGAACGAAAAAGGAGACGTGAAAACAAGTTGTGTTGCTGCAATAAGGAGAGACGCCCTCGCATACAAAAGGGAGCACAAACcataataatacataaaatatttcTTTAAATTAAGCCTGGTATAACAGCACAGAAAAAAGGTTTCCAGAAGTAAAGAAGTCAATACCAGCAGCTAGCCAAGAATGTCTTAAAAAAAGAAACTTGAAATATCCCAAATTACTAAATAAGGGAaattacaaacaaaaaaattaaacaatGAAAACTTCAAATTTTTTAACAAGATACAACAAAATTATTAGAATATAAAATGAAGTATTCAATAAACAAGATTTAATAAACTATAATCAAACAAGTTCTGTAAACCCGTGCAAATGCACAGGCTAGTTCATTAGctaactcaaaaaaaaaagtgataagcGTAATTCATAAGGGTTGACCCATTTATACATACATACACATAAACTAAAGAACATATACCCTAACCGCAATAACATAGAGCCAAGATTCGATGTTGACTACTCATAGTGAAAGCCCCGATCAACAATTAGGTAAAAGCAAGATTGTTGAAAGTCAAAAGCAAGATTTCGATGTTAACGAATGCATATTATGTTATTTATTCTCTTGCGAACCTCGGGTACTTTTTTCATCTTTGATGGCTAAGAACATTGTTTCCTTCATACATGGTAATGTCATCGAGTGCGAGAAGACACCAAAATCGAACGATTTTAGCAGCCTACAAATTAGAAGTGTGGCAGTGGCTGGCTACTTACGCCTGCGGAAATGCATCTCTACATCATTATATTATCTAgggatgtcaatgggtacccattacccggacccgatatatttgggtccggttccgggtcctaaagttggacccattagctactgaggacccggcgggtaattacccgattggaccgaatttaaacgggtccaaacgggtaatacccgttgggtacccgcgggtatcgggtacccgtttattcattcttttattcatgtttttagcaaaattacaagtatttttgctagttttagctttgatattttactcatttaaattttttctcttacatttaacctttatttagtacattaataagaaataataataattttttataaaaattacttaaatccaagccaaaaagagaaatatattaagtttttgaggttttttaaatatttttattaagacccaatgggtacccggaaccgacgggtacccgggtatttaaacgggtccggttctgggtccacaagtttaggaaccggacccggaaccgttagaaaccggacccgaccattataagtagggtccgggtctatcCGGGAgaacccggacccgttgacacccctaataTTATCTGTCAATGATTGTTGAAAGACTCTTTATAAAATAAGACTTAAAATTGCATACAAAAATGAGCAAAAAGAGGGGCAATCAGTgttgcaattaaaaaataaactatgctattatgaaaatcatataaacaatataaGATCACGTTCAATCTAAAATATGGTGTGTTGATTATGATTAAATACATCATAGGGAGAGGCCTCGGCATAGGCAGTCATATTGAGATATATGTAGTTGTAGAAAATCCTATAACACTTAAGATATTTTTTTGAATCTAAACTTATTAATCATCCAAATCTCAAATATAAGCACTAGAAATACAAAGAAACACAAGGATTTTTACATTATTTGATcattgtgatctacatccatggttcttcactagtGATCATtaaaattacatatggattacattgagactctattaatgagtatttggagctctctaaaTCTAGTTTTgggaaagaggaagaagatagtaataatacaaattctaccTTGTCTCTATACATAATATGTCCTCATATAAAGTGTGTCTCTTTCCTAAGTGAGTCTCTTTCCTAAAATTATATCCCCTTTCTCTCTCCTGCCttcttctttatataggtgtttacctagtggatgacaactcacaTACAACTAACATTGTCTTATCTCGTACTAAGTTCTCGCACCTTAAGGAAGTAAATGAATCTCGCACACTAACAAATGTTGTGTGCGATATTCTTCCCCTACAATATATATGCCGGCTGAACTGTACACAAAAGAATATATGTGGGTGACTTGAACAACACCATAGATAACTAACGAATTATCAACAGAGAACAGCACAGAAGGCACA
This is a stretch of genomic DNA from Papaver somniferum cultivar HN1 chromosome 1, ASM357369v1, whole genome shotgun sequence. It encodes these proteins:
- the LOC113273827 gene encoding RNA polymerase II C-terminal domain phosphatase-like 4, coding for MTTLVHSYEGRLKEAHKILKRMKIKQLMSYNAEENKRLIQRSRMLGTTYKRCFFENKKLSLVLDLDHTLIHSVRICDVSKDDQDYLDKKAIVVSSMQDDNCRNGDILYKYMGAIYVKLRPYTREFLKQLSDRFELFLYTMGTRFYAEVMGKLLDPDGVIFNSIVSKDDSTIKNRKNMDILAGPDEKNTIIIDDNKYVWEEHQNNLIQIDKYTYFTEENGGHKLKKDDQEGFGDEDEALKSISEVLQGVHKSFFELFPIPQTDVELQEYVDTVDVRPVLKASRK